A single window of Leptolyngbya ohadii IS1 DNA harbors:
- a CDS encoding aldo/keto reductase, with protein sequence MPISQIFLQAQAAPCSRLIFGAWRMAQWQMTTFQIRELIDRCLEWGITSFDHADIYGDYTCEGLFGAALAEAPALREQIQIIDKCGIRLVSDRRPQHQMHDYDTSAAHIIASVNHSLKQLHTDYLDVLLIHRPDPLMDADDVAQAFIDLHQAGKVRHFGVSNFTPSQFNLLASRLPFPLVTNQVEISVLHLDPFTDGTLDQCQQLRIAPMAWSPLAGGRLFQSQNHQPQNHQPQNDRTQRVRAALQQVGEQLNGATTDQVAFAWLLTHPAKIIPILGTGKIDRIQSAVAAEKLRLSREQWFTIWTASTGAEVP encoded by the coding sequence ATGCCCATTTCCCAAATTTTCCTCCAGGCTCAAGCAGCTCCCTGTTCCCGTTTGATCTTCGGGGCGTGGCGAATGGCGCAGTGGCAGATGACAACTTTCCAAATTCGCGAGCTGATCGATCGCTGTTTGGAATGGGGCATTACCAGCTTTGATCATGCCGATATCTACGGGGACTATACCTGCGAAGGGCTATTTGGGGCAGCGTTGGCAGAAGCTCCAGCCCTGCGAGAACAGATTCAAATTATCGATAAATGCGGCATCAGGCTGGTGTCCGATCGTCGTCCGCAGCATCAAATGCACGATTACGATACGAGTGCCGCCCACATCATCGCTTCGGTAAATCATTCCCTCAAACAGCTTCACACGGATTATCTGGATGTTTTGTTAATCCATCGTCCCGATCCCCTCATGGATGCGGATGACGTCGCCCAGGCATTTATCGATTTGCACCAGGCGGGAAAAGTGCGTCATTTTGGCGTGTCTAATTTCACACCCAGTCAATTTAATTTACTGGCTTCGCGTCTGCCCTTTCCGCTGGTAACGAATCAAGTTGAGATTTCCGTGCTGCACCTCGACCCCTTCACCGACGGCACCCTTGATCAGTGTCAGCAGCTGCGGATTGCCCCAATGGCATGGTCTCCCCTGGCGGGCGGTCGTCTCTTTCAGTCCCAAAATCATCAACCGCAAAATCATCAGCCGCAAAACGATCGGACTCAGCGAGTTCGTGCCGCACTTCAACAGGTCGGCGAACAGCTCAACGGAGCCACGACCGATCAGGTGGCATTTGCGTGGTTACTCACCCATCCGGCAAAAATTATCCCGATTCTGGGGACAGGTAAGATCGATCGCATCCAATCCGCAGTAGCGGCAGAAAAACTACGGCTATCTCGCGAACAGTGGTTCACGATCTGGACTGCCTCGACGGGTGCAGAAGTCCCTTAA
- a CDS encoding peroxiredoxin, whose protein sequence is MTLSYSQQGCLRVGQAAPDFTATAVYDQEFKTIKLSDYRGKYVVLFFYPLDFTFVCPTEITAFSDRYEEFKSINTEVLGVSVDSEFSHLAWTQTDRKSGGVGDLNYPLVADIKKEISAAYNVLDPEAGVALRGLFIIDKDGVIQHSTINNLAFGRSVDETLRTLQAIQYVQSHPDEVCPANWKPGEATMIPDPVKSKDFFAAV, encoded by the coding sequence ATGACCTTGTCTTACAGCCAGCAAGGATGCCTTCGGGTTGGTCAGGCTGCTCCTGACTTCACGGCAACCGCTGTTTATGATCAGGAATTCAAGACGATCAAGCTGTCCGACTATCGCGGCAAGTATGTCGTGCTGTTCTTCTATCCGCTCGACTTCACCTTTGTTTGCCCGACTGAAATTACGGCATTCAGCGATCGCTACGAAGAGTTCAAGAGCATCAACACCGAAGTTCTGGGCGTATCGGTAGATAGCGAATTCTCTCACCTGGCATGGACGCAGACCGATCGGAAGTCCGGCGGTGTGGGCGACCTGAACTATCCCCTCGTGGCGGACATCAAGAAGGAAATCAGCGCTGCTTACAACGTGCTTGACCCCGAAGCGGGTGTAGCTCTGCGCGGTCTGTTCATCATCGACAAAGATGGTGTGATCCAGCACTCTACGATCAACAACCTGGCATTCGGTCGCAGTGTGGATGAAACCCTCCGCACCCTGCAAGCAATCCAGTACGTTCAGTCCCACCCGGATGAGGTTTGCCCCGCAAACTGGAAGCCCGGTGAAGCAACGATGATTCCTGACCCCGTGAAGTCGAAGGATTTCTTCGCTGCGGTGTAG
- a CDS encoding amylo-alpha-1,6-glucosidase: MDRIHDRDTREWLLTNGIGGFACGTVCDAHTRTYHGWLMAALEPPAKRTLLLSRIDAAIEVGGQKIPLGVNFWVSGAIAPQGDRLLRSFTADPVPTWIWGQTGGQTEEQTEGEMNWQLQRRLIMPYGLLPASQRDDPPGLRNRTLIHYSYKGNQPARLILRPLIADRTLHYQQREQPDLQFVQLVESNRVLLQAKTSTRVGTSWQLSWTVGTYEADGLWYRDYHYPEETKRGLADREDLYSPGRLTVSLQPGETVTIGARVRDFDRYQAREMLDNTTFDRLVAAEQERLKTVFAPYQYDRSNQESNQKPSVPLQLLQASDRFIVYRAVKNRPTMIAGYPWFSEWGRDTLIALPGMALTTKRYDLAKDLLRTCSDYCDRGLIPNRFPDERAEPSYGSMDVGLWWIEALGLYLEATQDWAFLVEQYPTVGKIYKGLTVGTLHNIRVDAADNLVTWDVPNLALTWMDALVADQPVTPRKGKPIEVNALWYSALCWAAKWAEQLQQSDRGEHLDRGTLANQARRYSQQAIQVKQSLQKFWNPAANYLFDCISPDDIPDASIRPNAAIALSLSHCAFDTEIGQPVMQTVCDRLLTPYGLRSLDPADPRYEGRYEGGIWQRDRAYHQGAVWSWLVGAFVRGWRRFYPGQAIPFDPEPLWQHVQQQAGLGFISEIFDGDTPHLPRGAFAQAWSVAELLRHWEDIHWEDVHWEDVASRSDR, translated from the coding sequence TTGGATCGAATCCACGATCGCGACACCCGTGAATGGCTGCTAACCAACGGAATTGGCGGATTTGCCTGTGGAACTGTCTGCGATGCCCATACTCGCACTTACCACGGCTGGCTAATGGCGGCTCTGGAGCCTCCGGCAAAGCGAACTTTGCTGCTGTCCCGAATTGATGCGGCGATCGAGGTTGGTGGGCAGAAAATTCCCCTCGGCGTCAACTTCTGGGTGAGCGGTGCCATTGCGCCGCAGGGCGATCGGCTATTGCGATCATTTACCGCTGATCCAGTGCCTACCTGGATTTGGGGACAGACTGGAGGACAGACCGAAGAACAGACTGAAGGAGAGATGAATTGGCAGCTTCAGCGAAGACTGATTATGCCCTACGGATTGCTGCCCGCCTCCCAGCGTGACGACCCCCCCGGACTGCGAAATCGCACCCTAATTCACTATTCCTACAAAGGCAACCAGCCTGCTCGATTGATCCTGCGTCCCCTGATTGCCGATCGCACACTGCATTATCAGCAGCGAGAGCAGCCGGATTTGCAGTTCGTTCAGCTGGTGGAGTCCAATCGCGTATTGCTTCAGGCAAAAACTTCGACCAGGGTAGGCACTTCCTGGCAGCTGTCCTGGACGGTAGGCACTTATGAAGCGGATGGGCTATGGTACCGGGACTATCATTACCCGGAGGAAACAAAGCGAGGACTTGCCGATCGGGAAGATCTCTATAGTCCGGGGCGACTGACGGTTTCGCTTCAGCCGGGAGAAACGGTGACGATCGGGGCACGGGTGCGGGATTTCGATCGCTATCAGGCGCGGGAGATGCTGGACAACACCACCTTCGATCGCCTGGTTGCCGCTGAGCAGGAGCGATTAAAGACCGTCTTTGCGCCTTATCAATACGATCGATCAAACCAGGAATCAAACCAGAAGCCCAGTGTGCCACTTCAGTTGCTCCAGGCGAGCGATCGCTTTATTGTCTATCGGGCTGTGAAAAACCGTCCCACGATGATTGCGGGCTACCCGTGGTTTAGCGAATGGGGCAGGGATACGCTAATTGCACTGCCGGGAATGGCACTGACGACGAAACGCTACGACCTGGCGAAGGATCTGCTGCGGACTTGCAGCGACTACTGCGATCGCGGCTTAATTCCCAATCGGTTTCCGGATGAGAGGGCAGAGCCGTCCTACGGCAGTATGGATGTGGGGCTGTGGTGGATTGAGGCACTGGGGCTATACCTGGAGGCGACGCAGGACTGGGCGTTTCTGGTGGAGCAGTATCCGACGGTGGGCAAGATCTACAAGGGGCTGACGGTGGGGACGCTGCACAACATTCGCGTCGATGCCGCCGATAATCTTGTCACCTGGGATGTGCCGAATCTGGCGCTCACATGGATGGATGCCCTGGTTGCCGATCAGCCTGTGACCCCTCGAAAAGGAAAGCCGATCGAAGTCAATGCCCTCTGGTATTCGGCACTCTGCTGGGCGGCAAAGTGGGCAGAGCAGCTTCAGCAGTCCGATCGGGGGGAGCATCTCGATCGCGGAACGCTCGCCAATCAAGCAAGGCGATACAGCCAGCAGGCAATCCAGGTGAAGCAATCGCTGCAAAAGTTCTGGAATCCGGCGGCAAATTATCTGTTTGACTGCATTTCGCCCGACGATATTCCCGATGCCAGTATTCGTCCCAATGCGGCGATCGCCCTCTCGCTGAGCCACTGTGCCTTTGATACAGAAATTGGTCAGCCCGTAATGCAAACGGTTTGCGATCGGCTCCTCACCCCCTACGGACTCCGCTCCCTCGATCCGGCAGACCCGCGATACGAAGGCAGGTATGAGGGCGGCATCTGGCAGCGCGATCGGGCATACCATCAGGGGGCGGTCTGGAGCTGGCTGGTCGGGGCATTTGTACGGGGTTGGCGGCGATTCTATCCCGGTCAGGCAATTCCCTTTGACCCGGAACCGCTGTGGCAGCATGTTCAGCAGCAGGCAGGTTTAGGCTTTATCTCGGAAATATTTGATGGGGATACCCCCCATTTGCCGCGCGGCGCATTTGCCCAAGCCTGGTCAGTGGCAGAATTGCTGCGTCACTGGGAGGACATTCACTGGGAGGATGTTCACTGGGAGGATGTTGCTTCACGGAGCGATCGATAA
- the mug gene encoding G/U mismatch-specific DNA glycosylase, translating into MSIKPDHKPTHKPTHKSGNSPSYKPTKADIQAAYNATVADIIDRDLNVLFCGINPSLYSAVVGHHFARPGNRFWKTLHLAGFTDRLYSADEDRDLLKLGYGITNIVDRATARADEVAAEEFVAAQQSLAQKLQTYRPKCLAVLGVSAYRLAFQQPKAKMGQQSDRWEGTLIWVLPNPSGLNAHYQLQDLAEVYRSLREATSSQ; encoded by the coding sequence GTGTCGATTAAGCCAGATCACAAGCCAACTCACAAGCCAACTCACAAGTCCGGCAACTCGCCGAGCTATAAACCCACGAAAGCGGACATCCAAGCCGCCTACAATGCCACCGTCGCCGATATTATCGATCGCGATCTAAACGTTCTATTTTGCGGCATCAATCCCAGTCTCTACAGTGCCGTCGTGGGACATCATTTTGCCCGTCCGGGAAATCGCTTCTGGAAAACACTTCACCTCGCAGGCTTTACCGATCGCCTCTATTCTGCCGACGAGGATCGGGACTTGCTGAAGCTGGGCTACGGAATTACCAATATTGTCGATCGGGCAACCGCCAGAGCCGATGAAGTTGCTGCCGAGGAATTTGTGGCGGCGCAGCAGTCCCTTGCCCAAAAGCTGCAAACCTACCGTCCAAAATGTTTAGCAGTGTTAGGCGTGAGTGCCTATCGACTTGCCTTTCAGCAGCCTAAAGCCAAAATGGGACAGCAGTCCGATCGCTGGGAAGGGACTTTAATCTGGGTTCTGCCGAATCCAAGCGGCTTAAATGCCCACTACCAGCTTCAGGACTTGGCGGAGGTTTATCGATCGCTCCGTGAAGCAACATCCTCCCAGTGA
- the psb29 gene encoding photosystem II biogenesis protein Psp29, translating into MNNVRTVSDTKRAFYTLHTRPINSIYRRVVDELMVEMHLLSVNTDFSYNPIYALGVVTSFDRFMQGYLPEEDKDSIFNAICQALQDDPQRYRNDAAQLLSEAASVPLGDFVNQVKNLSTTEAGSIIGSLKAVAANPKFKYNRPFAVGLYTLLETMNPELVKDEKQRNETLQTLAEALNFSTDKVQKDLELYRSNLEKMAQAQIVLADILKADRKKKEERAKAKDAVAAPTDSQEPTSQETSGS; encoded by the coding sequence GTGAATAACGTCCGCACCGTTTCCGATACCAAAAGAGCGTTTTACACCCTGCACACGCGCCCGATCAACTCGATCTATCGGCGGGTCGTGGATGAGCTGATGGTAGAAATGCATCTGCTGTCGGTGAATACTGATTTTAGCTACAACCCGATCTATGCCCTTGGTGTGGTCACATCCTTCGATCGCTTTATGCAGGGCTATCTTCCAGAGGAAGACAAGGATTCTATTTTTAATGCCATCTGTCAGGCATTGCAGGACGATCCGCAGCGATACCGTAACGATGCCGCTCAACTACTGTCGGAGGCAGCTTCTGTGCCGCTAGGGGATTTTGTCAATCAGGTCAAAAATCTTTCCACGACAGAGGCGGGCAGCATTATTGGCAGTCTGAAGGCAGTCGCCGCCAATCCCAAGTTTAAGTACAACCGTCCGTTTGCCGTGGGTCTATACACTCTGCTGGAGACCATGAATCCAGAACTGGTGAAGGACGAAAAGCAGCGGAATGAAACCTTGCAAACCCTGGCAGAAGCGCTGAACTTCTCCACCGATAAGGTTCAGAAAGACCTGGAACTCTATCGCAGCAACCTGGAGAAGATGGCACAGGCGCAGATTGTACTGGCGGATATTCTGAAAGCCGATCGCAAAAAGAAAGAGGAGCGGGCAAAGGCGAAGGATGCGGTCGCAGCCCCGACGGATTCACAGGAGCCAACTTCCCAGGAAACGAGCGGAAGCTGA
- the argB gene encoding acetylglutamate kinase, with protein MLDQEFIQREEATRVRVLSEALPYIQQFSGRTIVVKYGGAAMKDGNLKETVIRDIVFLSCVGLRPVVVHGGGPEINSWLDKLGIEPQFKNGLRVTDAATMDVVEMVLVGRVNKELVSLIQQAGGVAVGLCGKDGNLIRARPQGQEGIGFVGEVSSIDVKLINSLVNSGYIPVVSSVAADDSGQAYNINADTVAGELAAALGAEKLILMTDTSGILRDYKDASTLISKVDIQEARQLIDSGIVSGGMIPKVNCCVRSLAQGVRAAHIIDGRLPHALLLEIFTDAGTGTMIVASDFAY; from the coding sequence ATGCTCGACCAAGAATTTATCCAGCGAGAAGAAGCCACCCGCGTTCGCGTTCTCAGTGAAGCTCTACCCTACATTCAGCAGTTCAGTGGACGCACGATCGTCGTCAAGTACGGCGGCGCGGCAATGAAGGACGGCAACCTGAAGGAAACGGTGATTCGCGACATTGTGTTCCTATCCTGCGTGGGCTTGCGTCCGGTGGTGGTGCATGGCGGCGGACCCGAAATTAACTCCTGGCTGGACAAGCTGGGCATTGAGCCACAGTTCAAGAACGGGCTGCGCGTTACGGATGCTGCCACGATGGATGTGGTGGAAATGGTGCTGGTGGGTCGGGTGAACAAGGAACTCGTGTCCCTGATCCAGCAGGCGGGCGGTGTTGCGGTGGGACTGTGCGGTAAGGATGGCAATCTGATTCGGGCACGTCCGCAGGGGCAGGAGGGCATTGGCTTTGTGGGCGAAGTGAGTTCGATCGACGTAAAGCTGATCAATTCCCTGGTAAACAGCGGCTACATTCCTGTGGTGTCGAGCGTTGCAGCGGATGATAGCGGGCAGGCTTACAACATCAACGCGGATACGGTGGCGGGGGAACTGGCGGCTGCTCTGGGGGCAGAAAAGCTGATTTTGATGACAGACACCTCCGGCATTTTGCGGGACTACAAGGATGCCAGCACCCTCATCTCGAAAGTCGATATTCAGGAAGCCCGTCAGCTAATCGATTCCGGCATTGTCTCCGGCGGCATGATTCCTAAAGTCAACTGCTGTGTGCGATCGCTGGCGCAGGGAGTCCGGGCTGCCCACATTATCGACGGTCGTTTGCCCCATGCCCTCCTGCTGGAAATTTTCACGGATGCCGGGACGGGGACGATGATTGTGGCTTCTGATTTTGCCTACTAG
- a CDS encoding S8 family peptidase, whose translation MLSAATSDRFPIFRRHDLQNLNSRIERSASPSLSVSQPVGQVSVQRLRSRRVADIDARSARSSSSRSNRLASLRSNQRIQGVLKEGDPFSFGLSSFIDEYDLRGVKPGQQIEINLKSRQFDAYLELRDARTRRILLYGEDTDSFDPNARLVFTVQPGVRYQVRVSVSPNPILGTLQEGRYSLQSRLIPSTPGFNFFYGYGLVNAAAAVSQASGRSVSVLGSSGNANWGIDAIGAGTLPTSGFDGKDVIVAVLDTGVDYRHPDLVSNLWRNPGEIPTNGIDDDRNGFIDDVNGWDFVSQDNDPSDSDGHGTAVAGIIAASPLSRSPGIASGAKILPVRVLSDNEESGDSNSVADGIRYAIRSGAKVINMSLSSSPGFSLFQSLPENMAALREAQKAGVTVVMAAGNDREDFGALRPIEPGYAALQGLGIAVGAIDRNFQLADFSNPAGNRPFPFLVAPGVDLFATDRGGGYRADNSGTSFAVPLVSGVAALMLQANPTLTPTQIAAILIGTATRQGLSLYP comes from the coding sequence ATGCTGTCTGCTGCCACGTCCGATCGCTTCCCAATCTTCCGAAGGCACGATCTCCAGAATTTGAATTCTCGCATAGAGCGTTCTGCATCCCCTTCTCTGTCTGTCAGCCAGCCCGTGGGTCAAGTTTCAGTACAGCGTTTGCGATCCCGCAGGGTTGCAGATATCGATGCGCGGTCGGCGCGATCGTCCAGTTCCCGATCGAATCGATTGGCAAGTCTGCGATCGAACCAGCGGATTCAGGGCGTTCTAAAAGAGGGCGATCCGTTTAGCTTTGGGCTGTCTTCGTTTATCGATGAGTACGATCTGCGCGGGGTTAAACCCGGTCAGCAGATTGAAATTAACCTCAAATCCAGACAGTTTGATGCCTACCTGGAACTGCGCGATGCCCGGACTCGCCGAATTCTGCTTTACGGAGAAGATACGGACAGCTTTGATCCCAATGCGCGACTGGTGTTCACCGTTCAGCCCGGAGTTCGCTATCAGGTGCGGGTTAGCGTTTCCCCTAATCCAATTTTGGGAACGCTTCAGGAAGGACGCTATAGCCTGCAAAGCCGATTGATTCCGTCCACTCCCGGCTTCAATTTCTTTTACGGCTACGGCTTAGTGAATGCAGCAGCGGCAGTTTCCCAGGCATCCGGCAGATCAGTTTCCGTCCTGGGAAGCTCCGGCAATGCCAATTGGGGCATAGATGCGATCGGGGCAGGCACACTCCCCACCAGCGGTTTCGACGGCAAGGATGTCATCGTCGCAGTGCTGGATACGGGCGTGGATTATCGCCATCCCGATCTCGTATCGAATCTCTGGCGCAACCCAGGCGAAATTCCTACAAACGGCATTGACGACGATCGCAACGGCTTCATCGACGATGTCAACGGCTGGGATTTTGTCTCCCAGGACAACGATCCTTCTGACTCCGATGGACATGGCACGGCGGTCGCCGGAATTATTGCCGCTTCTCCCCTCAGCCGATCGCCCGGTATTGCCTCCGGTGCCAAAATCTTGCCCGTGCGGGTGTTAAGCGATAACGAGGAAAGCGGAGACAGCAATTCGGTGGCAGATGGCATCCGCTATGCCATTCGCAGCGGCGCGAAGGTGATTAATATGAGCCTCAGTTCCTCCCCTGGCTTCTCGCTGTTCCAGTCCCTCCCGGAAAATATGGCGGCGCTGCGGGAAGCTCAAAAAGCAGGCGTCACCGTGGTTATGGCAGCCGGAAACGATCGCGAAGACTTTGGTGCCCTCCGTCCTATAGAACCTGGCTACGCCGCCCTTCAGGGGTTGGGAATTGCAGTGGGGGCGATCGATCGAAACTTCCAGCTTGCCGACTTCTCAAATCCCGCAGGCAATCGACCCTTCCCCTTTTTGGTAGCTCCCGGAGTAGATCTGTTTGCGACCGATCGGGGCGGTGGCTATCGAGCCGACAACAGCGGCACCTCTTTTGCCGTTCCCCTGGTGTCCGGTGTAGCCGCCCTGATGCTGCAAGCCAATCCCACGCTCACCCCGACTCAAATTGCTGCGATTCTAATTGGGACTGCCACCCGCCAGGGACTCAGCCTGTATCCGTGA
- the ileS gene encoding isoleucine--tRNA ligase, whose amino-acid sequence MTVTEPGSYKDTVNLPQTKFDMRANATKREPELQQFWADQRIYEKLSESNPGEPFILHDGPPYANGALHIGHALNKILKDTINKYQLLRGRKVRYVPGWDCHGLPIELKVLQAMKPEERAHLTPIELRQRAKNWAIEQAQQQATGFKRYGVWGDWSHPYLTLTPDYEAAQIGVFGQMALKGYIYRGLKPVYWSPSSQTALAEAELEYPDGHTSRSIYVAFRVVSLADSAEAFKPYQDDLGVAIWTTTPWTIPANLAVAVNGDLKYSVVESADGKLPTKYLIVATELVDRLSKLFETELTVKATLKGSELEFSSYQHPLYDRTSPIVVGGDYITTESGTGLVHTAPGHGMDDFIVGQRYGLSVLSPVDDVGNFTAEAGPFEGLNVLKNANEAIIQALADAHALLKEETYAHRYPYDWRTKKPVIYRATEQWFASVDGFREEAMQAIGEVQWIPEQGENRITSMVSERSDWCISRQRTWGVPIPVFYDEETNEPLLNAETIDHVQKLFAEKGSDAWWQLPIEELLPESYRNNGKTYRKGTDTMDVWFDSGSSWAAVAKARGLGYPVDMYLEGSDQHRGWFQSSLLTSVAVNGTAPYKTVLTHGFTLDEQGRKMSKSLGNVVDPAIVIEGGKNQKEEPPYGADVLRLWVSSVDYSSDVSVGKNILKQMADVYRKIRNTARFLLGNLHDFDPAKNSVSYDQLPELDRYLLHRMTKVFAEVTDAYDTYQFYRFFQTVQNFCVVDLSNFYLDIAKDRLYISAANSPRRRSCQTVLAIALENLARSIAPVLSHLAEDIWQAIPYSTPYQSVFEAGWVQVEAGWKQPPLAGKWEQLREIRDQVNRVLEKARSDKTIGSSLEAKVLLYVGDLELRQAMAEMNPPDSLLGNGVDELRYLLITSQVELLDNPAPLADLKYQSQTDGLGIGVADADGEKCDRCWNYSLQVGKSSLHPLLCERCIPALDGKF is encoded by the coding sequence GTGACAGTGACAGAACCCGGAAGCTACAAAGACACAGTTAATTTGCCGCAAACGAAATTTGATATGCGGGCAAACGCCACGAAGCGCGAACCCGAACTTCAGCAGTTTTGGGCAGACCAGCGAATTTATGAAAAGCTGTCGGAAAGCAATCCGGGTGAACCCTTCATTCTGCACGACGGTCCTCCCTACGCCAACGGTGCGCTGCACATTGGGCACGCTCTGAACAAGATCCTCAAGGACACGATTAACAAATATCAGCTTTTGCGCGGTCGCAAGGTGCGCTATGTACCGGGCTGGGACTGCCACGGGCTGCCGATCGAGCTAAAAGTGCTGCAAGCCATGAAGCCGGAGGAGCGGGCACACCTTACCCCGATCGAGCTTCGTCAGCGGGCAAAAAATTGGGCGATCGAGCAGGCACAGCAGCAGGCAACGGGCTTCAAGCGATATGGCGTATGGGGCGACTGGAGCCATCCCTATCTGACACTGACGCCGGACTATGAGGCGGCACAAATTGGCGTATTTGGGCAAATGGCGCTGAAGGGCTACATTTATCGCGGCTTAAAGCCCGTTTACTGGAGTCCCAGTTCCCAAACGGCTCTGGCAGAAGCGGAGCTAGAGTATCCCGATGGTCACACTTCGCGCAGTATCTACGTGGCGTTTCGAGTGGTCAGTCTGGCGGACAGTGCCGAAGCATTTAAGCCCTATCAGGATGATCTGGGTGTAGCGATCTGGACGACGACCCCCTGGACGATTCCCGCAAACCTGGCTGTGGCGGTAAATGGCGATCTGAAATATTCGGTGGTGGAGTCTGCGGACGGTAAACTGCCAACGAAATATCTGATTGTCGCGACGGAACTGGTCGATCGCCTCTCGAAGCTGTTTGAAACCGAACTGACGGTGAAAGCGACGCTGAAGGGTTCGGAACTGGAGTTTTCTAGCTATCAGCATCCGTTGTATGACCGCACTAGCCCGATCGTGGTCGGCGGCGACTATATCACTACGGAGTCTGGTACGGGTCTGGTTCACACCGCTCCCGGTCACGGCATGGACGACTTTATTGTGGGTCAGCGGTATGGTCTGTCTGTCCTGTCTCCCGTCGATGATGTGGGCAACTTCACCGCCGAAGCGGGACCGTTTGAGGGGCTGAATGTCCTCAAGAACGCGAACGAGGCAATTATCCAGGCGTTAGCCGATGCCCATGCCCTGCTGAAGGAAGAAACCTACGCCCACCGCTATCCCTACGACTGGCGCACCAAGAAGCCCGTGATCTATCGCGCCACAGAACAGTGGTTCGCTTCGGTAGACGGATTCCGCGAAGAGGCAATGCAGGCGATCGGCGAAGTGCAGTGGATTCCCGAACAGGGCGAAAACCGGATCACGTCGATGGTGTCGGAGCGATCGGACTGGTGTATCTCTCGCCAGCGAACTTGGGGTGTGCCAATTCCGGTGTTCTATGACGAAGAAACAAATGAGCCACTTCTGAACGCAGAGACGATCGATCACGTTCAGAAGCTCTTTGCCGAAAAAGGCTCGGATGCCTGGTGGCAATTGCCGATCGAGGAACTGCTGCCGGAGTCCTATCGCAACAACGGCAAGACCTACCGCAAGGGCACGGACACAATGGACGTCTGGTTCGATTCCGGGTCATCCTGGGCAGCGGTGGCAAAGGCGCGAGGCTTGGGCTATCCGGTGGATATGTACCTGGAAGGTTCTGACCAGCACCGGGGATGGTTCCAGTCCAGCTTGCTAACCAGTGTGGCGGTAAACGGAACTGCGCCCTACAAAACGGTTCTGACTCACGGCTTCACCCTGGACGAACAGGGACGCAAGATGAGCAAATCTCTGGGCAACGTGGTCGATCCGGCGATCGTGATCGAAGGCGGCAAGAACCAGAAAGAGGAGCCTCCCTACGGAGCGGATGTGCTGCGGCTGTGGGTATCGTCGGTGGACTACTCTTCGGATGTGTCCGTGGGTAAGAACATCCTGAAGCAAATGGCGGATGTGTACCGCAAGATCCGCAACACGGCGAGATTCCTGCTGGGCAACCTGCATGACTTCGATCCGGCAAAGAACTCCGTGTCCTACGACCAGCTTCCCGAACTCGATCGCTATCTGCTGCACCGCATGACCAAAGTATTTGCCGAAGTCACCGATGCCTACGATACCTATCAGTTCTATCGCTTCTTCCAGACCGTGCAAAATTTCTGCGTGGTCGATCTGTCGAACTTCTATCTGGATATCGCGAAGGATCGGCTTTACATCAGCGCAGCAAACTCTCCCCGCCGTCGAAGCTGTCAGACCGTGCTGGCGATCGCCCTGGAAAATCTGGCTCGATCGATCGCTCCCGTACTATCTCACTTGGCGGAAGACATCTGGCAGGCAATTCCCTACTCGACTCCGTACCAGTCTGTGTTTGAGGCTGGTTGGGTGCAAGTGGAGGCAGGCTGGAAACAACCCCCACTGGCAGGCAAATGGGAGCAGCTGCGCGAAATCCGCGATCAGGTAAACCGAGTTCTAGAAAAGGCGCGATCGGATAAGACGATCGGCTCTTCCCTGGAAGCGAAAGTTCTCCTCTACGTGGGCGATCTGGAACTGCGGCAAGCAATGGCAGAAATGAACCCGCCAGACAGTCTGCTGGGCAATGGCGTAGACGAACTGCGCTACCTGCTGATTACTTCTCAGGTGGAGCTATTGGATAATCCTGCACCCCTGGCGGATCTGAAATACCAGTCACAAACGGATGGCTTGGGAATCGGTGTAGCCGATGCAGATGGAGAAAAGTGCGATCGCTGCTGGAACTACTCGCTTCAGGTGGGTAAGTCCTCGCTGCATCCTCTCCTGTGCGAACGGTGTATTCCTGCCCTCGACGGCAAATTTTAA